CAACTCGATCCAAACACGCCGCAAACGCCGGGCATGACACGCGCCGCCGCGATCGATCACGCACGCACGGGTGCGAGCAAGCTGTGGGCGGGGACGGTGAACATCGAGGCGAATGCCAAGACCGGCGCGCACCATCATGGCGAATTGGAGAGCGTCATCTATGTCGTCAGCGGCCGTGCGCGCATGCGATGGGGCGAACAGCTCGAGTTTGTCGCGGAGGCCGGCGCGGGTGATTTTATCTATGTGCCGCCGTTCGTGCCGCATCAGGAAATCAATGCCAGCAGGGCCGAA
This is a stretch of genomic DNA from Burkholderiales bacterium. It encodes these proteins:
- a CDS encoding cupin domain-containing protein: MTTTQNWRDHGVKIIPGDQLDPNTPQTPGMTRAAAIDHARTGASKLWAGTVNIEANAKTGAHHHGELESVIYVVSGRARMRWGEQLEFVAEAGAGDFIYVPPFVPHQEINASRAEILRCVLVRSGQEPVVVNLDIESAEPPEEVYWVDQIHPHP